Part of the Sphingobium sp. TKS genome is shown below.
CCAGCGCCATATAGCGCTCCCCCTGCAGGGCTTCGAGCGCCACGATCAGCACCCGCTCCCCGGCCTTGCCGCGAAGCTTCAGAAACGCTCCCAGCGCCGCGAGGGTCTTGGCGCCGACCGACTGATCGACCTTCAGGTCGGGATAGTCCGCTTCATTGCGGTTGAGCGCGTTCAACGCGCGCTGGAGGAAGCCGCCGGCCGTCCCCGGCCCCATGTTCACCGCCGTATCGAACAGTTCCGCGGCGACTTTGGGCGCCAGTTCCGCGACAAAGGCGAAACCCGGCTTCTCCCAATAAAGCCGCCGATAGATCGCCTCCGCCACGCCGCGGGGGAAGGTGCGCATATCGCCCATAAACCCATTGGCCCGCGCCACCGCCTGGGTGATCCCGAAATTGGTAGGTCCGCCGCGATCGGCCGGATGGTTGCCATAAGCCCCCTCCCGCGCGATCACCTCATCGATCAGAGCCGAAATATCCATGAAACCCGCCCTCCTGTTGCAGAAAGGCGGATTATTTATCCCATTTGGTTCGTTGTAGGACAGCAAAAAAGCGCCGCTCAGCGCAAACGGGAATTTAAGATGGAGGAGGTTGGCAAGGCGTCTGACGCCTTAATCGTCTATTTGGTCGGGACGAGAGGATTCGAACCTCCGACCCCCACACCCCCAGTGTGATGCGCTACCAGGCTGCGCTACGTCCCGACCGGAGCGGCGCAATTAGAAGCAGTTTGGGGAATATGCAAGGGATTCGATGAAGGCTTTTTGCCCTTTCGTCGGAAACCCTAATCATGTTGCCTCAGCCGCCCTATCTGTGTTAGCCGCGCGCCCTTGATCTGTGGGCGTTTATCCTGCGTCCGCAACTGGACAAGACAATAAGGCGAAAGTCCCAAGCATGTTTATATCTCCAGCCTTTGCCCAGACTGCGGGCGGGGAATCGTCCGGCGCCTCCATGCTGGTTCAGATGGCCCCGCTGCTCCTGATCTTCGTTGTCTTCTATTTCCTGCTGATCCGTCCGCAGCAGAAGAAGATGAAGGACCATAAGGCCAAGATCGACGCCGTGAAGAAGGGCGATCAGGTCGTGACCGGCGGCGGTCTGGTCGGCAAGGTGGCCCGCGTCGACGAATTTTACGTCGATGTCGAACTGGCGCCGAACATGAAGGTCAAGGCGGTCAAGTCCACCCTGACCGACGTGATCGACCCCGCCACCGCCAAGCCTGCGAACGACTGAGCGGCCCGATGCTGAATTTCCCTCGCTGGGCGGTAGCCGCGATTCTGCTGCCCTTGGCCATTGGCATAGCCTGCGCCGTGCCGAGCTTCCTGCCCGATTCCGCGGTCGCGCACCTGCCCAAATTCATGCAGACCCGCGTGAATCTGGGCCTCGACCTGTCGGGCGGCAGCCATTTGCTGCTGGAAGCCTCGACCCAGGATGTCGCCAAGCAGCGCATCGCCAATATGGAGGAGCAGGTCCGCACGGAACTGCGCCGGGGCGATACCAAGATCGCGATTGGCGATATTTCCAGCCGCGACGGGAAATTGAGCTTCATGGTCCGCAACCCCTCGCAGGTCGATGCCGCTGTCGAGCGCATCCGGCCGTTGACGCAGGGGGCAGGCCTGACCGGCCAGCGCGACTTCAATGTCGAGGTGGTGAACAGTTCCACCATCACCATCACGCCGACCCAGGCGGGCATCGACAATGCGGTGAAGGGCGCGATGGAAGTCGCGACCGAGGTCATCCGCAAGCGCATCGACGAAATGGGCACGCGCGAGCCGACCATTCAGCAGCAGGGCGACAACCGCATCGTCGTGCAGGTGCCGGGCCTTCAAAATCCCAAGGCGCTGAAGGACTTGCTGGGCCAGACCGCCAAGCTTGAGTTCAAGCTGGTCGACGTCAACGCCAACCCCGCCGAAGTCGCGCAGGGCCGTGCGCCGGTGGGCAGCGAAGTCCTGCCCTATCCGGCCAATCCGTCCGGGTCGCCGGTGATCGCGGTCCATCGCCAAGTCATGGTGTCGGGCGAGGATCTGACCGACGCGCAGCAGGGTTTCAGCCCGCAGGGCAATGAGCCGATCGTCAACATCCGCTTCAACGGCGCGGGTGGGCGGAAATTCGGCCAGGTGACGTCGCAGAATGTCAACCGGCCCTTCGCCATCATCCTCGACGGCAAGGTGTTGTCGGCGCCGAACATCAACGAACCGATTCTGGGCGGCAGCGCGCAGATCAGCGGCAGCTTCACCGTGGAAAGCGCCAACCAGCTCGCCATCGCGCTGCGTTCGGGCAAGCTGCCCGTCGCGCTGACCGTGGTGGAAGAACGCACCGTCGGCCCGCAGCTCGGCGCGGACTCGATCAAGGCGGGTCTGCTCGCCTCGGTGATCGCGGTCGCGGCGGTCGCCATGTTCATGTTCGCCAGCTATGGCCGCTTCGGCATGTATGCGAACCTCGCCGTCGCCATCAACGTGCTGGTGATCCTGGGCGTGATGGGGATACTCGGCGCGACGCTGACGTTGCCGGGCATCGCCGGTTTCGTGCTGACCATCGGTACGGCGGTCGACGCCAACGTGCTGATCTACGAGCGTATCCGCGAGGAGCGTCGCCGTGGCCGGAACGTCGTGCAAGCGATCGAACATGGCTATAAGGAAGCCAGCCGCACCATTTTCGAGGCGAACGTGACCCACGCCATTGCTGGCGGCATCATGCTCGCTCTGGGCTCGGGTCCGGTGAAGGGCTTCGCGATCGTGCTGCTGATCGGCATCGCGACCAGCGTGTTCACTGCCGTCACCTTCACCCGCTGGATGGTGTCGCTCTGGGTCCGGGCCAAGCGCCCGACCGAGATCCACATCTGACGGGGCGAGAGAAACAATATGAAACTGCTTAAACTCGTCCCTGACAACACCAATATCGGCTTCGTGAAGCTGCGCCACTGGGCCTTTGGCCTGACGGCGCTGCTGACGGTGCTGGCGGTCGGCGCCACCTTCTACAAGGGTCTCAACCTCGGCGTCGATTTCGTGGGCGGCCTGATGATCGAGGCGAAGTTCCAGCAGCCGCCGCAGACCGACAAGGTGCGTGGGGTGATCGACCGTCTGGGCGTGGGCGATGGCTCGCTCCAGCAATTTGGCGATCCCAGGACGGTGCAAATCCGCCTGCCGCTCCCCGAACAGGGCGGCGCGGGAGCGGCCAACGCCATCGTCGAAAAGGCGCGCAAGGCGATGACGGCGGAATTTCCCGGCGTCACCTTCTCCCGCTACGACACGGTGTCGGGCAAGGTGTCGGGCGAACTGATCCAGAACGGCGTGCTGGCGGTGATGCTGGCGGTGATCGGCATCGCGATCTTCTCCTGGTTCCGCTATGAATGGCAGTTCGGCATCTCGACCTTCGTCGCGATCATGCACGACGTGCTGATGACGCTGGGCTTCTTCGCCATCACGCAACTGGAATTCGACCTCAACATCGTCGCCGCCGTGCTGACGATCGTGGGTTATTCGATCAACGACAAGATGGTGATCGACGACCGCATCCGCGAAAATATGCGCAAATATCGCAAGATGGACATGAAGGCGCTGATCGACCTGTCCGTCAACGAGACGCTGCCGCGCACAGTCATGACGTCGGTAACGGTGCTGCTGGCGCTGGGTGCGCTGCTGCTGCTGGGCGGCCATGTGCTGCGCGGCTTCACGGCGGCCATGATGCTGGGCATCATCGTCGGCACCTATTCGTCGGTCTATGTGTCCTCTTCGCTGCTGATCACTCTCGGTTTGTCGCCCGCGACGGCCGAGAAGAAGGCGAGCAAGACCAATATCGCGGCGCAGGCCGAGCGCATGGGACCGCGTGACGATGGAGCGCGGCCCTGAACGGCGACGCATCGGGAAAGGGGCGCACGGGGATCGAACTGCGCCGCGATGAGGCGGGGCAGGGGCCGATCGTCACCGGCTTTCAGGGGCGGGGCTTTCGGGTCAGGGACGATGTCTTTCCCGATGGCCTGCTGCTTTCGCCGGTGCGTGCCCTGGCCTGGCAGGAGGCGCCGCGCGTCGAGGCTCTGACCGTGCCGGATCTGGGCGACCTGTTCGACCTTGATCCGCTGCCGGAATTTCTGCTGATCGGCACGGGCGCTAGCCTGCGCCAGCCGCCGCGCCCCTTCGTCCGGGAACTGGAAGCCAAGGGCATCGGGGTCGAGGTGATGGACAG
Proteins encoded:
- the secD gene encoding protein translocase subunit SecD is translated as MLNFPRWAVAAILLPLAIGIACAVPSFLPDSAVAHLPKFMQTRVNLGLDLSGGSHLLLEASTQDVAKQRIANMEEQVRTELRRGDTKIAIGDISSRDGKLSFMVRNPSQVDAAVERIRPLTQGAGLTGQRDFNVEVVNSSTITITPTQAGIDNAVKGAMEVATEVIRKRIDEMGTREPTIQQQGDNRIVVQVPGLQNPKALKDLLGQTAKLEFKLVDVNANPAEVAQGRAPVGSEVLPYPANPSGSPVIAVHRQVMVSGEDLTDAQQGFSPQGNEPIVNIRFNGAGGRKFGQVTSQNVNRPFAIILDGKVLSAPNINEPILGGSAQISGSFTVESANQLAIALRSGKLPVALTVVEERTVGPQLGADSIKAGLLASVIAVAAVAMFMFASYGRFGMYANLAVAINVLVILGVMGILGATLTLPGIAGFVLTIGTAVDANVLIYERIREERRRGRNVVQAIEHGYKEASRTIFEANVTHAIAGGIMLALGSGPVKGFAIVLLIGIATSVFTAVTFTRWMVSLWVRAKRPTEIHI
- a CDS encoding glycoside hydrolase family 108 protein, producing MDISALIDEVIAREGAYGNHPADRGGPTNFGITQAVARANGFMGDMRTFPRGVAEAIYRRLYWEKPGFAFVAELAPKVAAELFDTAVNMGPGTAGGFLQRALNALNRNEADYPDLKVDQSVGAKTLAALGAFLKLRGKAGERVLIVALEALQGERYMALAEKRPANEAFLYGWLANRIG
- the yajC gene encoding preprotein translocase subunit YajC encodes the protein MFISPAFAQTAGGESSGASMLVQMAPLLLIFVVFYFLLIRPQQKKMKDHKAKIDAVKKGDQVVTGGGLVGKVARVDEFYVDVELAPNMKVKAVKSTLTDVIDPATAKPAND
- a CDS encoding Mth938-like domain-containing protein — translated: MVTGFQGRGFRVRDDVFPDGLLLSPVRALAWQEAPRVEALTVPDLGDLFDLDPLPEFLLIGTGASLRQPPRPFVRELEAKGIGVEVMDSRAAARAWGVLRAEERWIVAALLPLI
- the secF gene encoding protein translocase subunit SecF, with the translated sequence MKLLKLVPDNTNIGFVKLRHWAFGLTALLTVLAVGATFYKGLNLGVDFVGGLMIEAKFQQPPQTDKVRGVIDRLGVGDGSLQQFGDPRTVQIRLPLPEQGGAGAANAIVEKARKAMTAEFPGVTFSRYDTVSGKVSGELIQNGVLAVMLAVIGIAIFSWFRYEWQFGISTFVAIMHDVLMTLGFFAITQLEFDLNIVAAVLTIVGYSINDKMVIDDRIRENMRKYRKMDMKALIDLSVNETLPRTVMTSVTVLLALGALLLLGGHVLRGFTAAMMLGIIVGTYSSVYVSSSLLITLGLSPATAEKKASKTNIAAQAERMGPRDDGARP